The proteins below are encoded in one region of Chrysemys picta bellii isolate R12L10 chromosome 4, ASM1138683v2, whole genome shotgun sequence:
- the LOC101949296 gene encoding large ribosomal subunit protein P2, producing the protein MRYVAAYLLAVLGGNESPASKDLKKILDSVGIETDDERLNKVIGELNGKNIEDVIAQGNGKLASMPVGGAVAVSAGPGSAAPAAAPAAAEEKKEEKKEESEESDDDMGFGLFD; encoded by the exons ATGCGTTACGTTGCAGCTTATCTTCTGGCTGTCCTAGGGGGCAACGAGTCCCCTGCTTCAAAGGACTTGAAGAAGATTCTCGACAGTGTAGGCATTGAGACGGATGATGAACGCCTGAACAAG GTTATTGGTGAACTGAACGGAAAAAATATAGAGGATGTCATTGCTCAGG GTAACGGCAAACTTGCCAGCATGCCAGTTGGTGGAGCTGTAGCAGTCTCAGCTGGACCAggttctgctgctcctgctgctgcacctgctgctg CtgaggagaagaaagaagagaagaaggaggagtCTGAGGAATCTGATGATGACATGGGATTTGGCCTATTTGACTAA